A window from Catharus ustulatus isolate bCatUst1 chromosome 14, bCatUst1.pri.v2, whole genome shotgun sequence encodes these proteins:
- the LOC117003062 gene encoding protein EOLA1 yields MKFGCLSFRQPYAGLLLNQVKTVETRWRPLLLGYKNCTIAIHIAVKDWEDETWREILLNRLGMTPKQLQDLLDEGEKFGRGVIAGLIDIGETSPYPENLPPEEILELENKAVLSNLEQKYLTVVSNPRWLLEPIPARGRNGVWQVDIPEELIPSEL; encoded by the exons ATGAAATTCGGTTGCCTTTCGTTCCGACAGCCGTACGCAGGGTTGCTCCTAAACCAAGTCAAAACAGTGGAGACTCGCTGGCGTCCTTTGCTACTAGGCTACAAGAACTGCACCATTGCTATTCATATAGCTGTTAAGGACTGGGAAGATGAAACATGGAGAGAAATTCTTCTGAATAGGTTGGGCATGACACCAAAACAACTGCAAGATTTGTTGGATGAAGGGGAAAAATTCGGCAGAGGAGTTATTGCAG GATTAATTGACATTGGAGAGACATCACCATATCCAGAAAACCTGCCTCCTGAAGAGATTTTggagctggaaaacaaagctgTCCTCAGTAATCTAGAACAGAAATACTTGACTGTTGTTTCAAATCCCAGGTGGCTCCTGGAACCAATTCCTGCCAGAGGGAGAAATGGGGTGTGGCAGGTGGACATCCCTGAAGAACTGATCCCTTCAGAATTGTAG